The following are encoded in a window of Cydia splendana chromosome 6, ilCydSple1.2, whole genome shotgun sequence genomic DNA:
- the LOC134791433 gene encoding protein yellow-like, whose amino-acid sequence MQGGTLLLIGLLAGVAGSGYASDDSHPAHRKAKGIGTLFRWKQIDFEYENLQARQAAIDSGRFNQTNVITLGVERWKDRVFVSTPAWKKGVPVTLSSVPIVSSTESPLLKPYPNWDWHNAENCTGFTSVFRMAVDHCGIMWVLDAGQVEGFETPRQICPPAIFAIDLETDTVLARYPIPAEYVLQDSLITNIVVDSRDPLCRDLHLYIADARRYGLIVFRSSDESFWRFNHYTFYPEPLLSNYTLHGVNFQWSDGLFGMSLGKLYQGDRPLYYHAMSSSLEFVVMTSVIRDPSRVSNSVDEFKLLGESRGPIGQVSASVIDRNGVMIFNLVSQDSIGCWDTRKPYEDANLGVVAQSSSTLVFPNDLRIDHEVPQMAWIITNKLPMYQFNLINPNEYNFRVLYLDPAKVVEHTICQP is encoded by the exons ATGCAAGGAGGCACGCTACTGCTGATTGGACTACTAGCAGGTGTGGCGGGCAGTGGCTATGCAAGTGACGACAGTCACCCTGCCCACCGGAAGGCCAAGGGTATAGGCACCCTGTTCCGCTGGAAGCAAATCGACTTCGAATATGAAAATTTACAGGCAAGACAAGCTGCTATCGACAGTGG GCGGTTCAACCAAACGAACGTAATAACCCTGGGCGTGGAGCGGTGGAAGGACCGCGTGTTTGTCAGCACGCCTGCATGGAAGAAGGGCGTGCCGGTGACGCTCTCGTCCGTCCCGATTGTGAGCTCTACTGAATCGCCGCTTTTGAAACCTTACCCCAACTGGGACTGGCATAATGCGG aaaactgTACTGGATTCACGTCCGTATTCCGAATGGCCGTCGATCATTGCGGCATCATGTGGGTGCTAGATGCCGGACAAGTTGAAGGTTTTGAAACTCCTCGCCAGATCTGCCCGCCGGCAATATTCGCCATTGACCTTGAAACCGATACCGTGCTAGCGCGTTACCCAATTCCAGCAGAATATGTACTCCAGGACTCCTTGATTACTAATATAGTGGTTGACTCCAGGGACCCTCTCTGTAGAGATCTCCACTTGTACATCGCTGATGCACGGCGGTATGGACTTATCGTATTCAGAAGCTCTGATGAATCATTCTGGAGATTTAACCACTACACTTTTTATCCAGAACCATTATTGTCCAATTACACTTTACATGGAGTAAATTTCCAATGGTCCGATGGCCTTTTTGGAATGTCCTTAGGCAAACTATATCAAGGAGATAGACCTCTATATTACCACGCAATGTCTAGTTCTTTGGAGTTTGTAGTGATGACATCGGTAATACGTGATCCCTCGCGTGTTAGTAACTCAGTGGATGAATTTAAACTTTTGGGTGAAAGCCGAGGCCCAATAGGGCAAGTCTCGGCATCTGTCATCGATCGCAACGGCGTCATGATCTTTAACCTTGTTTCTCAGGACAGTATAGGATGTTGGGATACTCGTAAACCATACGAAGACGCCAACCTTGGAGTTGTGGCCCAAAGCAGTAGCACGTTAGTGTTTCCTAATGACTTGCGAATAGATCATGAAGTGCCGCAAATGGCCTGGATAATAACAAACAAACTGCCAATGTATCAATTTAATTTGATAAACCCGAATGAATATAACTTTAGAGTCTTGTATTTAGATCCGGCCAAAGTTGTAGAACATACTATTTGTCAGCCGTAG
- the LOC134791429 gene encoding uncharacterized protein LOC134791429 isoform X2, which yields MADEHASRNIYAGAKSAAYHDLRHHVSAVLHRLHLPCYVYRLAIPCFSEWRKDRSNNSVCWQEERPTLVLPWLLMAAIRKLLCELLSLALGLGTCVLVGAARPPCVKFVIVKIASIMPSVYMWMLVLNYYKTLKVASVFQKFPKAVPANDFDYGLELAIRRRRTKSLLGEAQLRRRLLSNWYLERPQLPDPPALPPRVTVDVPNTSSETIDDPDKKTDAASTYIASSIDNINCSSITGTYEDYFGNEITVPRNADRITEQLVLMLLRISEYLRKTKYEGIDLFESHQVLISSSNANLHFETCPALTNETDDNPPLVGSSKENTASYLRLYPQIFMKGSSDYQTLRNFDSIRTVQSSIISKLTETSEQLPIAAISKKNTILMKEKATNSVRMSSIENMEKEKHAISYQEQKLKQESKINLGEKVVKIKSHESIRPKNDLSVESKNNLSALITKMQSQSAEIMSSRQNSLINEDSIQYPNSSYKNSKAEKGNSNKGK from the exons ATGGCAGATGAACATGCCAGCAGAAATATCTATGCCGGTGCAAAGAGTGCTGCGTACCATGATCTCCGGCATCATGTTAGTGCAGTGCTTCACCGTCTACATTTACCTTGCTACGTATATCGTCTTGCTATACCCTGCTTTTCTG AATGGCGAAAGGATAGATCTAATAACTCCGTTTGCTGGCAGGAGGAGCGCCCTACTTTAGTGTTGCCATGGTTGCTGATGGCGGCGATCAGGAAACTGCTGTGCGAACTGCTGAGCCTTGCATTGGGGCTGGGCACGTGCGTACTCGTGGGCGCCGCCCGCCCGCCCTGCGTCAAGTTCGTCATCGTCAAAATTGCCTCCATCATGCCTTCCGTCTATATGTGGATGCTTGTTCTGAA TTACTATAAGACTTTGAAAGTGGCATCAGTGTTTCAAAAGTTCCCCAAAGCTGTGCCAGCGAATGATTTTGACTACGGCCTCGAGCTCGCTATACGACGACGGCGTACAAAATCTTTACTAGGCGAAGCGCAGCTACGGAGACGATTATTATCTAACTG GTACTTAGAAAGGCCACAACTTCCAGATCCACCGGCGCTTCCTCCTCGTGTAACTGTTGATGTGCCAAACACTTCGTCGGAAACAATTGATGATCCCGATAAAAAGACTGATGCTGCTAGTACATATATTGCTAGCAGTATTGACAATATCAACTGTTCATCAATTACAGGAACTTACGAAGATTACTTTGGTAACGAAATAACGGTGCCTCGCAACGCGGATCGCATTACAGAGCAATTGGTACTGATGTTACTGAGAATAAGTGAGTATTTAAGGAAAACAAAGTACGAAGGAATAGATCTATTTGAGTCACACCAAGTTCTTATTTCATCGTCAAACGCCAACCTTCATTTTGAAACTTGCCCCGCTCTGACAAATGAAACTGATGATAATCCACCATTAGTTGGAAGTAGTAAAGAAAATACGGCTTCCTATTTAAGACTGTATCCACAAATATTTATGAAGGGCTCGTCTGATTATCAAACACTCCGAAATTTTGATTCGATCAGAACGGTTCAAAGTTCCATTATTAGTAAATTGACGGAGACTTCTGAACAGCTTCCAATTGCTgctattagtaaaaaaaataccataTTAATGAAAGAAAAGGCAACAAATAGTGTACGAATGTCTAGTATTGAAAATATGGAGAAAGAAAAGCATGCCATAAGTTATCAAGAACAAAAATTAAAACAGGAATCTAAAATAAATCTTGGCGAAAAAgtagtgaaaataaaatcacACGAGAGTATCAGACCTAAAAATGATTTGTCAGTTGAATCGAAGAACAATTTGAGTGCCCTTATTACTAAAATGCAGTCACAATCAGCAGAAATTATGTCTTCTAGACAAAACAGTCTAATAAATGAGGATTCAATACAGTATCCAAATTCCTCATATAAAAACAGTAAGGCTGAAAAAGGTAATAGTAATAAAGGAAAATAG
- the LOC134791429 gene encoding uncharacterized protein LOC134791429 isoform X1: MVNILSYVGMNVQSEVCLWTILGLLRTIFDATLFKVNANLKQVWQMNMPAEISMPVQRVLRTMISGIMLVQCFTVYIYLATYIVLLYPAFLEERPTLVLPWLLMAAIRKLLCELLSLALGLGTCVLVGAARPPCVKFVIVKIASIMPSVYMWMLVLNYYKTLKVASVFQKFPKAVPANDFDYGLELAIRRRRTKSLLGEAQLRRRLLSNWYLERPQLPDPPALPPRVTVDVPNTSSETIDDPDKKTDAASTYIASSIDNINCSSITGTYEDYFGNEITVPRNADRITEQLVLMLLRISEYLRKTKYEGIDLFESHQVLISSSNANLHFETCPALTNETDDNPPLVGSSKENTASYLRLYPQIFMKGSSDYQTLRNFDSIRTVQSSIISKLTETSEQLPIAAISKKNTILMKEKATNSVRMSSIENMEKEKHAISYQEQKLKQESKINLGEKVVKIKSHESIRPKNDLSVESKNNLSALITKMQSQSAEIMSSRQNSLINEDSIQYPNSSYKNSKAEKGNSNKGK, translated from the exons ATGGTTAATATTCTATCCTACGTGGGCATGAACGTGCAGTCCGAGGTGTGCCTGTGGACAATCCTTGGTCTCCTGCGAACCATTTTCGATGCAACTTTGTTTAAGGTTAACGCTAATTTGAAACAG gtATGGCAGATGAACATGCCAGCAGAAATATCTATGCCGGTGCAAAGAGTGCTGCGTACCATGATCTCCGGCATCATGTTAGTGCAGTGCTTCACCGTCTACATTTACCTTGCTACGTATATCGTCTTGCTATACCCTGCTTTTCTG GAGGAGCGCCCTACTTTAGTGTTGCCATGGTTGCTGATGGCGGCGATCAGGAAACTGCTGTGCGAACTGCTGAGCCTTGCATTGGGGCTGGGCACGTGCGTACTCGTGGGCGCCGCCCGCCCGCCCTGCGTCAAGTTCGTCATCGTCAAAATTGCCTCCATCATGCCTTCCGTCTATATGTGGATGCTTGTTCTGAA TTACTATAAGACTTTGAAAGTGGCATCAGTGTTTCAAAAGTTCCCCAAAGCTGTGCCAGCGAATGATTTTGACTACGGCCTCGAGCTCGCTATACGACGACGGCGTACAAAATCTTTACTAGGCGAAGCGCAGCTACGGAGACGATTATTATCTAACTG GTACTTAGAAAGGCCACAACTTCCAGATCCACCGGCGCTTCCTCCTCGTGTAACTGTTGATGTGCCAAACACTTCGTCGGAAACAATTGATGATCCCGATAAAAAGACTGATGCTGCTAGTACATATATTGCTAGCAGTATTGACAATATCAACTGTTCATCAATTACAGGAACTTACGAAGATTACTTTGGTAACGAAATAACGGTGCCTCGCAACGCGGATCGCATTACAGAGCAATTGGTACTGATGTTACTGAGAATAAGTGAGTATTTAAGGAAAACAAAGTACGAAGGAATAGATCTATTTGAGTCACACCAAGTTCTTATTTCATCGTCAAACGCCAACCTTCATTTTGAAACTTGCCCCGCTCTGACAAATGAAACTGATGATAATCCACCATTAGTTGGAAGTAGTAAAGAAAATACGGCTTCCTATTTAAGACTGTATCCACAAATATTTATGAAGGGCTCGTCTGATTATCAAACACTCCGAAATTTTGATTCGATCAGAACGGTTCAAAGTTCCATTATTAGTAAATTGACGGAGACTTCTGAACAGCTTCCAATTGCTgctattagtaaaaaaaataccataTTAATGAAAGAAAAGGCAACAAATAGTGTACGAATGTCTAGTATTGAAAATATGGAGAAAGAAAAGCATGCCATAAGTTATCAAGAACAAAAATTAAAACAGGAATCTAAAATAAATCTTGGCGAAAAAgtagtgaaaataaaatcacACGAGAGTATCAGACCTAAAAATGATTTGTCAGTTGAATCGAAGAACAATTTGAGTGCCCTTATTACTAAAATGCAGTCACAATCAGCAGAAATTATGTCTTCTAGACAAAACAGTCTAATAAATGAGGATTCAATACAGTATCCAAATTCCTCATATAAAAACAGTAAGGCTGAAAAAGGTAATAGTAATAAAGGAAAATAG
- the LOC134791429 gene encoding uncharacterized protein LOC134791429 isoform X3, whose amino-acid sequence MVNILSYVGMNVQSEVCLWTILGLLRTIFDATLFKVNANLKQVWQMNMPAEISMPVQRVLRTMISGIMLVQCFTVYIYLATYIVLLYPAFLEERPTLVLPWLLMAAIRKLLCELLSLALGLGTCVLVGAARPPCVKFVIVKIASIMPSVYMWMLVLNYYKTLKVASVFQKFPKAVPANDFDYGLELAIRRRRTKSLLGEAQLRRRLLSNWNLRRLLW is encoded by the exons ATGGTTAATATTCTATCCTACGTGGGCATGAACGTGCAGTCCGAGGTGTGCCTGTGGACAATCCTTGGTCTCCTGCGAACCATTTTCGATGCAACTTTGTTTAAGGTTAACGCTAATTTGAAACAG gtATGGCAGATGAACATGCCAGCAGAAATATCTATGCCGGTGCAAAGAGTGCTGCGTACCATGATCTCCGGCATCATGTTAGTGCAGTGCTTCACCGTCTACATTTACCTTGCTACGTATATCGTCTTGCTATACCCTGCTTTTCTG GAGGAGCGCCCTACTTTAGTGTTGCCATGGTTGCTGATGGCGGCGATCAGGAAACTGCTGTGCGAACTGCTGAGCCTTGCATTGGGGCTGGGCACGTGCGTACTCGTGGGCGCCGCCCGCCCGCCCTGCGTCAAGTTCGTCATCGTCAAAATTGCCTCCATCATGCCTTCCGTCTATATGTGGATGCTTGTTCTGAA TTACTATAAGACTTTGAAAGTGGCATCAGTGTTTCAAAAGTTCCCCAAAGCTGTGCCAGCGAATGATTTTGACTACGGCCTCGAGCTCGCTATACGACGACGGCGTACAAAATCTTTACTAGGCGAAGCGCAGCTACGGAGACGATTATTATCTAACTG GAACTTACGAAGATTACTTTGGTAA
- the LOC134791429 gene encoding uncharacterized protein LOC134791429 isoform X4 codes for MVNILSYVGMNVQSEVCLWTILGLLRTIFDATLFKVNANLKQVWQMNMPAEISMPVQRVLRTMISGIMLVQCFTVYIYLATYIVLLYPAFLEERPTLVLPWLLMAAIRKLLCELLSLALGLGTCVLVGAARPPCVKFVIVKIASIMPSVYMWMLVLNYYKTLKVASVFQKFPKAVPANDFDYGLELAIRRRRTKSLLGEAQLRRRLLSN; via the exons ATGGTTAATATTCTATCCTACGTGGGCATGAACGTGCAGTCCGAGGTGTGCCTGTGGACAATCCTTGGTCTCCTGCGAACCATTTTCGATGCAACTTTGTTTAAGGTTAACGCTAATTTGAAACAG gtATGGCAGATGAACATGCCAGCAGAAATATCTATGCCGGTGCAAAGAGTGCTGCGTACCATGATCTCCGGCATCATGTTAGTGCAGTGCTTCACCGTCTACATTTACCTTGCTACGTATATCGTCTTGCTATACCCTGCTTTTCTG GAGGAGCGCCCTACTTTAGTGTTGCCATGGTTGCTGATGGCGGCGATCAGGAAACTGCTGTGCGAACTGCTGAGCCTTGCATTGGGGCTGGGCACGTGCGTACTCGTGGGCGCCGCCCGCCCGCCCTGCGTCAAGTTCGTCATCGTCAAAATTGCCTCCATCATGCCTTCCGTCTATATGTGGATGCTTGTTCTGAA TTACTATAAGACTTTGAAAGTGGCATCAGTGTTTCAAAAGTTCCCCAAAGCTGTGCCAGCGAATGATTTTGACTACGGCCTCGAGCTCGCTATACGACGACGGCGTACAAAATCTTTACTAGGCGAAGCGCAGCTACGGAGACGATTATTATCTAACTG A